A genomic region of Desulfosarcina ovata subsp. ovata contains the following coding sequences:
- a CDS encoding TonB-dependent receptor domain-containing protein, which translates to MPQTTAADESNAGWVSKMVSLQGRVRVRRKGETVWQPVLLDDTFFVGDQIYVEANSRAGIRLVNDALLRLDQQTMLIMTEIEQPSTFFIRLIKGAVHFFSHRPRSLKIITPFVNAIIEGTEFFVRVDPDQTRIDLFEGRILAENPYGSLQLVPGQGAVALAGRAPQFQVLVRPRDSVQWALYYPPIPALSPDERSTDINAALSLANQGRIPEALTRLEDLEPQARSARFFVLRAALLLCVGRVVEAGSDIRRALEVDPASGNALALQSVIAIVQNRNADALRLAREAVRLAPRSAAAQIALSYALQADLDLPGALEAARNATAQVPGDGVAWARLAELRICVGELDKGVEAAQKAADLSPHTAHAHTILGFAYLTQIKTGKARDAFNHAITLDSAAPLPRLGLGLATIRDGDLEEGRAQIEIAAGLDPNNALIRSYLGKAYFDEKRGPLDERQLEIAKSLDPNDPTPWLYDAIRLQSANRPVEALQSLQKSIELNDNRAIYRSRLLLDEDRAARGVSLARIYDDLGFEQRSLVESTKSLSIDPTNYSAHRFLSDTYMRLPQHQIAQVSELLQAQLLQPVNINPVQPRLSIKGISTVSGVGPGEAAFNEYTPLFERNKPQLTVAGIVGNNDTYGDEAVLSGIEGPFSYSLGQFHYQNDGFRENSNVEHDIYNAFTQVAITNKMNMQFEYRRRETSQGDLRLFLYPATIPPHSRNLEHDIWRAGLHLSLSSRNDVIASFFYSDRREWYLSEVSDQRVENNDGREGYDTEVQYLFHEDTFNVLIGGGAYRVDAEYEYTMTTEEIPLPFPFPPIPATSTSEKGNYAINGDTLYIYANIKVPESIVWTLGLSYETYEDTDMRFNLERVNPKLGLQWDLTERFRFRAAYIRNIKRMLAVDQTIEPTQVAGFNQFFDDINGTWSKLSGIAIDAKLTNGLYTGFEFIQRDLSEASERDEKTYRGYLNWALFSNWSINAEYQFERDLLSFELETTSVPLEIRYFSPIGFFGQIGPTFVWQEMGTGTEPQEKVKDDFVVVDAAIGYRLPNRLGMISFEICNLLNEEFRFQDASFKTSDKFNVIQPFLPERTFFVRVVLNY; encoded by the coding sequence GTGCCCCAGACAACGGCGGCCGATGAATCGAACGCTGGCTGGGTAAGCAAAATGGTTTCCCTTCAGGGTCGTGTTCGGGTCAGACGAAAGGGAGAAACAGTCTGGCAGCCGGTCCTGCTCGACGACACCTTTTTCGTCGGTGACCAGATCTATGTCGAAGCCAACAGCCGGGCCGGCATCCGGCTGGTCAACGATGCCCTGCTGCGACTGGATCAGCAAACGATGCTGATCATGACCGAAATCGAGCAGCCGTCAACCTTTTTCATCCGGTTGATCAAAGGGGCCGTTCATTTTTTCAGCCATCGGCCACGTAGCCTTAAAATTATCACACCTTTCGTCAATGCCATAATTGAAGGTACCGAATTCTTTGTTCGCGTCGATCCCGACCAGACCCGCATCGATCTGTTCGAGGGTCGGATCCTGGCCGAGAACCCTTATGGCTCGCTTCAACTGGTACCGGGACAGGGTGCCGTGGCCCTGGCTGGCCGCGCACCGCAGTTTCAGGTTCTCGTCCGCCCGCGAGACAGCGTCCAATGGGCGTTGTACTACCCGCCGATACCGGCATTGAGCCCTGATGAACGGTCAACCGACATCAACGCCGCGCTATCACTGGCCAATCAGGGGCGAATTCCCGAAGCCCTCACGCGTTTGGAAGATCTGGAACCTCAAGCGCGAAGTGCCCGGTTTTTCGTTTTGCGTGCCGCACTGCTGCTCTGCGTTGGCCGTGTGGTCGAGGCCGGATCCGACATCCGCCGGGCCCTGGAGGTGGACCCTGCCAGCGGGAATGCATTGGCCTTGCAGTCAGTCATCGCCATCGTTCAGAACCGCAACGCCGATGCGCTGCGGCTGGCCCGGGAAGCGGTGCGACTGGCCCCCCGCTCGGCGGCGGCGCAGATTGCCCTGTCCTATGCGCTGCAGGCCGATCTCGATTTGCCGGGGGCGCTCGAAGCCGCACGAAATGCAACGGCACAGGTGCCCGGTGATGGGGTGGCCTGGGCCCGCCTTGCCGAACTGCGGATTTGCGTGGGCGAGTTGGACAAAGGGGTAGAGGCCGCCCAGAAGGCCGCCGATCTGAGCCCGCATACGGCGCACGCCCATACGATCCTGGGATTTGCCTACCTGACCCAAATCAAGACCGGCAAAGCCCGCGATGCATTCAATCATGCCATCACCCTGGATTCGGCCGCGCCATTGCCGCGGTTGGGTTTGGGGCTGGCCACCATCCGCGACGGCGATCTGGAAGAAGGCCGGGCCCAAATTGAAATCGCCGCCGGCCTGGATCCCAACAATGCCTTGATCCGCAGCTATCTGGGAAAGGCTTATTTCGATGAGAAACGTGGACCGCTGGACGAACGGCAGCTTGAGATTGCAAAAAGTCTTGATCCTAACGACCCTACCCCCTGGCTCTACGATGCCATCCGTTTGCAGAGTGCCAACCGGCCGGTGGAGGCGTTGCAGAGCCTGCAGAAATCGATTGAATTGAACGATAATCGGGCAATCTATCGGTCGCGTTTGTTGCTGGATGAGGACAGAGCAGCGCGTGGAGTCAGTCTGGCACGGATATATGATGATCTCGGTTTTGAGCAGAGGTCCCTTGTGGAAAGCACTAAATCCTTGAGCATCGATCCAACCAATTACTCTGCTCATCGCTTTTTATCTGACACCTATATGCGGCTGCCACAGCATCAGATCGCACAGGTCAGTGAGCTCCTGCAAGCCCAATTGCTGCAGCCGGTCAATATCAACCCAGTGCAACCGAGGCTGTCCATTAAAGGGATAAGCACGGTCTCCGGCGTTGGTCCGGGAGAAGCTGCCTTCAATGAGTACACTCCATTGTTCGAGCGAAATAAGCCTCAATTGACGGTGGCCGGCATAGTCGGAAACAATGATACCTACGGCGATGAAGCGGTGCTCTCCGGAATAGAAGGTCCCTTCTCTTACAGCCTGGGCCAGTTTCACTACCAAAATGATGGCTTTCGGGAAAACAGCAATGTTGAGCATGATATTTACAATGCTTTCACGCAGGTCGCCATCACGAACAAGATGAACATGCAGTTCGAGTATCGTCGCCGCGAAACGTCCCAAGGGGATCTTCGGCTTTTCCTATACCCGGCTACTATTCCGCCACACAGCAGGAATCTGGAACACGACATCTGGCGCGCCGGCTTGCATTTATCGCTCTCATCCCGGAATGATGTTATCGCGTCCTTCTTCTATAGCGACCGCAGAGAATGGTATCTGAGCGAAGTTTCAGATCAGCGAGTGGAGAACAACGATGGTAGGGAGGGCTATGATACCGAAGTACAATATCTGTTCCATGAAGATACGTTCAACGTCTTAATAGGTGGGGGTGCATACAGAGTCGATGCTGAGTATGAATACACAATGACTACTGAGGAGATCCCTCTGCCATTTCCGTTTCCACCGATACCTGCAACTTCCACTTCTGAGAAGGGTAATTATGCAATCAATGGTGACACCCTTTATATTTATGCGAATATAAAGGTTCCGGAATCGATTGTCTGGACATTAGGTCTCAGTTACGAAACCTACGAGGATACCGATATGCGTTTCAATTTGGAACGTGTGAACCCAAAGCTTGGCTTGCAGTGGGATCTCACTGAAAGGTTTCGCTTCAGGGCAGCATATATTAGAAACATCAAGCGGATGTTGGCCGTGGATCAAACCATCGAACCGACTCAGGTGGCAGGCTTTAACCAATTTTTTGATGATATCAACGGCACTTGGTCAAAGCTTTCCGGGATCGCAATAGATGCAAAACTAACGAATGGGCTTTACACCGGCTTTGAATTTATCCAGCGTGATCTTTCCGAAGCATCAGAAAGAGATGAGAAAACATATCGTGGATACCTTAATTGGGCACTATTTTCCAATTGGTCCATTAATGCCGAATATCAATTTGAGCGCGATCTTTTGTCTTTTGAACTGGAGACGACTTCAGTGCCGCTTGAAATTCGCTATTTCAGCCCGATAGGCTTCTTCGGTCAGATCGGCCCAACGTTTGTGTGGCAAGAGATGGGAACTGGAACCGAGCCTCAGGAAAAAGTAAAAGATGACTTCGTGGTCGTCGATGCCGCAATCGGCTATCGCTTGCCCAATCGCCTGGGCATGATAAGCTTTGAAATTTGCAATCTCCTTAACGAGGAATTTCGTTTCCAGGATGCCAGTTTTAAAACATCGGATAAATTTAATGTTATTCAGCCGTTTTTGCCGGAGAGAACGTTTTTTGTCAGAGTCGTGCTGAACTATTGA
- a CDS encoding vWA domain-containing protein — protein MGLGRYKNGKFDLILSLRHNADATRIGQWERSFRRASEILFDATDGQMQFGKLYVANNSIGGTEADAWLLPDEGTSSSFVNALGIPGLHMNLKSDEKNKPFVVIHEFGHYGFGLYDEYIGPSGSAECTGTTSGGACIMEHGYWNGDQIADDGTLTPGPVNEFCVEDNHDPDSDTDQESIHGEPCWNTIHTNFPDVAIPDGLPGGPVPGGHEDVDWILLAEDPRFVLLLDKSGSMSAGNGISGVRFGADYWTQYLATSGDSLSIIAYNHGQDVILPLTSLDATTDLGSTLTAIGSITPGGTTNVGGALDSGLMQILSPGDRAATQVAILFSDGLHNTGTPPESVVDDLVENGVRVYTIGFGPYADQARLEQIADDTGGRFEFIDADPDSDAGQLEIQNYLIEISGEVRDGSGIVTMMPGLLPEPAASEFAAVKDVVRLKGSSKTTLAAVGKIPLAFRVRSTGFDHRAYIESGSDRATFVVSHKEGTAVNFFLTAPDGTLVNPQTDTDVTLVNPTYAPYAFYVVRKPASGFWTMRVTRGQATGAIPFKIFAFSENRDIAFGINGINRAYRVMDTIKLQSQVVFKTPLTALRSPIASIDLKPPGTKTLTVGRLGLLKGAQTVVLKERTVKTPVSGNASRSLARVANGVYENVLQFDEPGSYSVTLKMVNQGKATEAEAEAERKRDGESEPAREPAPMFIRTKRFQIHVGPLPEGKDVESGDQSPSGSGSSSITKQGTILKTSQISKASVGSGGFHVDIGLELRPSEESSG, from the coding sequence ATGGGTTTAGGACGCTACAAAAACGGAAAATTCGATCTTATCCTTTCGTTACGCCACAATGCCGATGCCACACGGATCGGACAATGGGAGCGTTCCTTCCGTCGCGCGTCGGAAATTCTTTTCGATGCAACCGACGGACAGATGCAGTTCGGAAAGCTTTATGTGGCAAACAACAGTATCGGAGGGACGGAGGCTGATGCCTGGCTTCTGCCCGATGAAGGTACATCGTCGTCTTTTGTTAACGCCCTGGGGATACCTGGGCTGCACATGAATCTCAAGTCGGACGAAAAAAACAAACCCTTTGTCGTGATTCATGAATTCGGTCACTACGGATTCGGGCTGTACGACGAATATATCGGTCCGTCTGGTTCAGCCGAGTGTACAGGGACGACAAGCGGTGGTGCCTGCATCATGGAGCACGGTTACTGGAATGGCGATCAGATCGCCGACGACGGTACGCTCACCCCGGGCCCGGTGAATGAGTTTTGTGTCGAAGACAACCACGATCCGGACAGCGATACGGACCAAGAGAGTATTCATGGGGAGCCATGCTGGAACACCATTCACACCAATTTCCCAGATGTTGCGATCCCGGACGGATTGCCCGGCGGACCGGTTCCCGGCGGTCATGAAGACGTCGATTGGATTCTGCTGGCGGAAGACCCGCGCTTCGTCCTGCTACTGGACAAGTCGGGGAGCATGTCGGCCGGCAACGGCATCAGTGGCGTTCGATTCGGTGCCGATTACTGGACCCAATACCTCGCTACTTCCGGTGACAGTCTCTCCATTATCGCCTACAACCACGGTCAGGATGTCATCCTACCCTTGACCAGCCTGGATGCAACCACCGATCTGGGATCTACGCTCACGGCCATTGGGAGTATCACACCGGGTGGAACTACCAATGTGGGAGGTGCCCTCGACAGCGGGCTGATGCAAATTTTGAGTCCGGGGGACCGGGCGGCCACGCAAGTCGCCATCCTTTTCTCGGACGGATTGCACAATACGGGAACGCCGCCGGAGAGTGTGGTTGACGATTTGGTCGAAAACGGGGTGCGGGTTTACACGATCGGGTTCGGACCATACGCTGATCAGGCCCGACTGGAACAGATCGCCGATGATACGGGAGGACGATTTGAGTTCATCGATGCCGATCCGGATAGCGATGCGGGGCAGCTCGAAATTCAAAATTACCTGATCGAAATTTCTGGAGAAGTAAGGGACGGAAGTGGAATTGTAACCATGATGCCGGGCTTGCTGCCCGAACCGGCAGCGTCGGAATTTGCAGCGGTTAAAGATGTGGTTCGCCTGAAGGGAAGCTCCAAGACGACCCTGGCCGCTGTCGGCAAGATCCCCCTGGCTTTTCGGGTGCGCTCGACGGGCTTCGATCACAGAGCATACATCGAATCGGGATCCGATCGGGCTACCTTTGTCGTAAGCCACAAGGAAGGAACCGCTGTGAATTTTTTCCTCACCGCTCCAGACGGCACCCTGGTCAACCCGCAAACGGATACGGACGTCACCCTAGTGAATCCAACTTACGCTCCCTACGCGTTCTATGTGGTACGCAAACCCGCCTCCGGATTCTGGACGATGCGCGTAACCCGCGGTCAGGCTACCGGTGCGATTCCTTTTAAAATCTTCGCATTCAGTGAGAATCGGGATATCGCCTTTGGCATCAATGGTATCAATCGCGCCTATAGGGTTATGGATACGATAAAGCTGCAAAGCCAAGTTGTCTTCAAAACCCCATTGACTGCGCTACGCAGCCCCATCGCCAGCATTGATCTCAAGCCCCCCGGAACCAAAACGCTTACGGTGGGGCGACTGGGTCTCCTGAAGGGCGCGCAGACGGTTGTACTGAAAGAGCGAACGGTGAAAACCCCGGTATCCGGAAACGCCTCCAGGTCCCTTGCCCGTGTGGCCAACGGCGTCTATGAAAATGTCCTGCAATTTGATGAGCCAGGTTCCTACTCGGTGACCCTCAAAATGGTGAACCAGGGTAAAGCAACGGAAGCCGAAGCAGAGGCCGAACGCAAGCGGGACGGGGAAAGCGAGCCGGCCCGTGAACCGGCACCCATGTTCATCCGTACGAAAAGGTTCCAGATACATGTCGGACCGTTGCCTGAAGGCAAAGATGTGGAGTCCGGTGATCAGTCCCCATCCGGCAGCGGTTCCAGTAGCATCACCAAGCAGGGCACAATCTTGAAAACGTCGCAGATTTCCAAGGCGAGTGTCGGCTCGGGTGGTTTTCATGTCGACATCGGCTTGGAGCTTCGGCCGTCGGAAGAGTCATCCGGCTAA
- a CDS encoding radical SAM protein: MRVIEIHPTHRCNLKCLHCYSAGHSNSAEDLIPEDIEGFFREAAELGYNFVGVSGGEPLLWDGLYAFLHDVRELGFSTAITTNGTLIDESSVKQLRDHVGLVSVSVDGPPEQHAIKI; this comes from the coding sequence ATGCGGGTAATTGAGATTCACCCAACCCATCGTTGCAACCTGAAATGTTTGCACTGTTATTCCGCGGGTCATTCAAACAGCGCTGAAGATCTTATCCCCGAGGATATTGAGGGCTTCTTTCGGGAAGCTGCCGAATTGGGTTACAACTTTGTCGGCGTTTCCGGAGGGGAGCCCCTCCTCTGGGACGGACTCTATGCGTTTTTGCATGATGTCCGTGAATTGGGGTTCTCGACGGCGATTACGACCAATGGGACCCTGATAGATGAATCGTCTGTCAAACAGCTGCGTGACCACGTAGGACTCGTTTCCGTCAGTGTTGACGGGCCACCTGAACAGCATGCGATCAAAATTTAA
- a CDS encoding NAD(P)H-hydrate dehydratase, which translates to MRAVVGTVPSADFPLTVGEVSLSGDAVHIEGQRVSVNRGTPALLAAAVEAMAITGQGPLIGFLVGDIGLGDGSRRLYEFLSHHLDRYDLESITFHYLQPDVDWHNRVLFAVERMSRPPLLIADAGFMYAAKMSGSAPAYDLFTPDVGELAFLADEAAPHPFYTRGFILHDENQVPDLIQRAYAHDNAARNLLVKGSIDRLADRSGVLHAVDRPSVDAMEAMGGTGDTLTGLVTALIGVHDLSIPQAAMAAARINREAGLLANLSPASQVLELIRQLPRAMGSVLENIV; encoded by the coding sequence ATGCGCGCCGTAGTCGGCACCGTGCCATCCGCCGATTTTCCCCTGACCGTGGGTGAGGTTTCTCTATCCGGGGATGCGGTGCACATTGAGGGGCAACGGGTGTCCGTTAACCGCGGGACACCAGCGCTGCTGGCGGCGGCGGTCGAAGCAATGGCGATCACCGGCCAAGGGCCGTTGATCGGTTTTCTGGTCGGGGATATCGGCCTGGGAGACGGCAGCCGCCGCCTGTATGAATTCCTGTCGCACCATCTGGATCGCTATGATCTGGAAAGCATCACCTTCCACTACCTGCAACCGGATGTGGACTGGCATAACCGGGTCCTGTTTGCCGTCGAACGGATGTCCCGCCCGCCCCTGCTCATCGCCGACGCCGGCTTCATGTATGCCGCCAAAATGAGCGGCAGTGCACCGGCCTATGACCTGTTCACCCCGGATGTGGGCGAGCTTGCCTTTCTGGCCGATGAAGCCGCACCGCATCCGTTTTATACCCGGGGGTTCATTCTCCACGACGAAAACCAGGTGCCCGATCTGATCCAGCGGGCCTATGCCCACGATAACGCGGCCCGGAACCTGCTGGTCAAGGGGAGTATCGACCGTCTGGCAGATCGTTCAGGCGTGCTTCATGCCGTTGACCGGCCGTCCGTCGACGCCATGGAGGCCATGGGCGGCACCGGTGATACCTTAACCGGCCTGGTAACGGCCCTGATCGGTGTCCATGACCTGTCCATCCCCCAAGCGGCCATGGCGGCGGCCCGGATCAACCGGGAAGCGGGGTTGCTGGCCAACCTCTCTCCAGCCAGCCAGGTGTTGGAACTGATCCGGCAACTTCCCCGGGCCATGGGAAGTGTTCTGGAAAATATTGTGTGA
- a CDS encoding DUF3343 domain-containing protein, with amino-acid sequence MAFFNFFKRSAPGQRPVEVRHEDRGFLVFENTSEVIQAENRLKKEGWHVQVMGPPPEIHSGCDLVITFPLIEELNILRLLEQADLTPLSVVPVTGPLLEPVGLFQVKDFGEHLMVRAANMKLVVEKKSRRIVNISGGGCPDVPYLAQEMVGRTLDDAPRPRAIGHTLCGYALELAFAETLNQCAP; translated from the coding sequence GTGGCATTTTTCAATTTTTTCAAACGCTCGGCACCGGGCCAGCGGCCGGTGGAAGTGCGCCATGAGGATCGCGGGTTTTTGGTGTTCGAAAACACCAGCGAGGTGATTCAGGCGGAAAATCGGCTGAAGAAGGAAGGCTGGCACGTCCAGGTCATGGGTCCACCTCCGGAAATCCACTCCGGCTGCGACCTGGTGATCACCTTCCCCCTGATCGAGGAGTTGAATATTCTGCGGCTGCTCGAACAGGCCGATCTCACCCCCTTGTCGGTGGTTCCGGTCACCGGACCGCTGCTGGAACCGGTGGGCCTTTTCCAGGTGAAAGACTTTGGGGAACATCTGATGGTGCGCGCGGCCAACATGAAACTGGTGGTCGAAAAGAAAAGCCGCCGGATCGTCAACATCTCCGGCGGCGGTTGCCCGGATGTTCCTTACCTGGCCCAGGAAATGGTGGGCAGAACCCTTGACGATGCGCCCCGGCCAAGGGCTATCGGACACACCCTGTGCGGCTATGCCCTGGAGTTGGCTTTTGCGGAGACCCTGAACCAATGCGCGCCGTAG
- a CDS encoding sulfurtransferase TusA family protein: MSTTIDARGLSCPQPVLMTLDEIKKGSDTEIVVLVDTDTSKENVARAAQSQGCTVTRIDPDGDGYQLFINRA; this comes from the coding sequence ATGAGTACGACCATTGATGCCCGCGGCCTGTCCTGTCCGCAGCCGGTACTGATGACCCTTGACGAAATCAAAAAAGGCAGCGATACAGAAATCGTTGTTTTGGTGGACACGGACACATCCAAGGAGAACGTCGCCCGCGCCGCCCAGAGCCAGGGGTGCACGGTCACCCGTATCGATCCGGACGGCGACGGCTATCAACTTTTCATTAACAGGGCCTGA
- the yedE gene encoding YedE family putative selenium transporter, whose protein sequence is MKNFFASRWGIISVGGIIGILAALLQKLGNPGNMGICVACFERDIAGALGLHRAGVVQYIRPEIIGFVIGAMIAAYLFKEYRPRVGSAPIVRFVLGVFAMIGALVFLGCPWRAVLRLAGGDGNAIFGLLGLTAGIWIGTLFLKNGYNLGRTQTTHAAVGWMLPLIMLGFLILMLVFPQVEGQGKNDILFYSLKGPGAMHAPLFLALIVGLGIGFIAQRSRFCTMGAIRDLVLFGQIHLLTGFISLVVFAFLTNLALKQFHPGFAGQPVAHTMQLWNFGGMMLAGLAFALAGGCPGRQLFLSGEGDGDAAVFVMGMIVGAGFAHNFGLASSPKGVGPHGIAAVIIGLAVCLFIGFSMRKKTT, encoded by the coding sequence ATGAAAAACTTTTTTGCCAGCCGTTGGGGAATCATCAGCGTGGGCGGCATTATCGGCATTCTGGCCGCACTGCTTCAGAAACTGGGCAACCCAGGAAACATGGGGATCTGCGTGGCCTGCTTCGAGCGGGACATTGCCGGCGCCCTAGGGCTGCACCGCGCCGGAGTGGTGCAATACATCCGCCCGGAAATCATCGGCTTTGTCATCGGAGCGATGATCGCCGCCTACCTTTTTAAAGAGTACCGGCCCCGCGTGGGCTCGGCGCCCATCGTGCGCTTCGTCCTCGGCGTCTTTGCCATGATCGGCGCCCTGGTCTTCCTGGGATGCCCGTGGCGGGCCGTCCTGAGGCTGGCCGGTGGTGACGGCAACGCCATTTTCGGTCTGCTTGGCCTGACCGCCGGGATCTGGATCGGCACACTTTTCCTGAAAAACGGGTACAATCTTGGCCGAACCCAGACCACCCACGCCGCCGTCGGATGGATGCTGCCGCTGATCATGCTCGGGTTCCTGATTCTCATGCTGGTTTTCCCACAAGTCGAGGGACAGGGGAAAAACGATATCCTTTTTTACAGCCTAAAAGGGCCCGGCGCCATGCATGCCCCACTCTTTCTGGCCCTGATCGTCGGTTTAGGGATTGGATTTATCGCTCAGCGCAGCCGATTCTGCACCATGGGGGCCATCCGCGACCTGGTGCTGTTCGGTCAGATTCACCTTCTTACCGGATTCATCAGCCTGGTGGTTTTTGCCTTCCTGACCAACCTGGCGCTGAAACAGTTCCATCCGGGCTTTGCCGGACAACCGGTGGCGCATACCATGCAACTCTGGAATTTCGGAGGGATGATGCTTGCCGGGCTGGCCTTCGCCCTTGCCGGCGGTTGCCCGGGCCGCCAGTTGTTCCTGTCCGGTGAAGGGGACGGAGATGCCGCCGTTTTCGTGATGGGCATGATCGTCGGCGCGGGGTTCGCCCACAATTTCGGCCTGGCCAGTTCGCCCAAGGGGGTCGGCCCCCACGGTATCGCCGCGGTGATCATCGGTCTTGCCGTCTGCCTGTTCATCGGCTTCAGCATGCGTAAAAAAACGACCTAA
- a CDS encoding TetR/AcrR family transcriptional regulator — MSTKPRQRDTKTDLINVAIDISHAKGFQKTRVSDIVTAANVAQGTFYLYFKSKDDIFLNICTEFKFHFTTACSTSSN; from the coding sequence ATGTCAACCAAACCTCGGCAGAGAGACACGAAAACCGACCTGATCAATGTTGCCATCGATATTTCCCACGCAAAGGGATTTCAGAAAACCCGCGTGTCGGACATCGTGACCGCGGCGAATGTGGCCCAAGGCACCTTCTATCTTTACTTTAAATCCAAAGATGATATTTTCCTGAATATCTGCACTGAATTCAAATTCCATTTCACAACAGCCTGTTCTACTTCATCGAATTGA
- a CDS encoding efflux RND transporter periplasmic adaptor subunit — protein sequence MRFARPVGGFLFCLFVGLIAAGCSGDAPANPNVASVPIAIGDVGHVKTLRIVPVSGTVVSPYEPTRVAFLVAGKVQESFFREGEFVRKGALMATLDPSAYRFAVDAATAAVRQARVAADRAGNEYERMAFLFERKSLARNDFEKFKAARDAAVLQLDQAVAAARVEKKRLADARLDAPVGGYVSRRLVEPGQSVAAGMPVFEIVRLDPVEILVGVPETDIHRVAVGQKTVVTLPAMPETTFEGTVRIINISADAGTRTYMTRISVPNPQHLMRLGMVAEAEIIGGGQRDAMTLPVDAIVRDPQGATQVFVYYPDQKRVYAKRVAVGALIGDGVEIMDGLSGDEAIVVAGQDRLRDGVPVSVVTGAGTVN from the coding sequence ATGAGGTTCGCCCGGCCCGTGGGGGGCTTTCTTTTTTGCTTGTTTGTGGGGCTGATTGCCGCGGGCTGTTCCGGTGACGCGCCGGCCAACCCAAACGTCGCTTCCGTGCCGATTGCCATTGGCGATGTCGGCCATGTCAAAACCCTCCGTATCGTTCCGGTCAGCGGCACCGTGGTCTCCCCATACGAGCCGACACGCGTCGCTTTCCTCGTAGCCGGGAAGGTGCAGGAATCGTTTTTCCGGGAAGGAGAGTTTGTCCGCAAGGGGGCCCTGATGGCCACCCTGGATCCATCGGCTTACCGCTTTGCCGTGGATGCTGCCACGGCAGCCGTGCGGCAGGCCCGGGTCGCCGCCGACCGCGCCGGGAACGAATACGAACGCATGGCCTTTCTTTTCGAGCGCAAGAGTCTTGCCCGCAATGATTTCGAGAAGTTCAAAGCGGCCCGTGACGCCGCCGTTTTGCAGCTGGACCAGGCCGTCGCCGCCGCAAGGGTTGAGAAAAAGCGGCTTGCGGATGCCCGGCTGGATGCCCCGGTGGGCGGCTATGTTTCAAGACGCCTCGTCGAACCGGGACAGAGTGTGGCGGCGGGTATGCCCGTCTTCGAGATCGTCCGTCTCGACCCCGTGGAAATCCTGGTGGGCGTGCCGGAAACGGACATTCACCGGGTGGCCGTGGGACAGAAGACGGTCGTCACCCTGCCGGCGATGCCTGAGACGACCTTCGAGGGGACGGTTCGCATTATCAACATCAGCGCCGATGCGGGTACCCGAACCTACATGACCCGCATTTCAGTCCCCAATCCCCAGCACCTCATGCGGCTTGGCATGGTGGCGGAGGCCGAAATTATCGGAGGCGGGCAGCGGGACGCCATGACCCTGCCCGTCGATGCCATCGTCCGGGACCCCCAGGGGGCCACCCAGGTATTTGTCTATTATCCTGACCAGAAGCGGGTCTATGCCAAACGGGTGGCCGTCGGCGCCTTGATCGGGGACGGTGTGGAGATCATGGACGGATTGTCCGGCGATGAGGCAATTGTCGTTGCCGGACAGGACCGGTTGCGGGACGGTGTCCCGGTGTCTGTCGTGACGGGTGCCGGAACGGTGAACTAA